One window of Deltaproteobacteria bacterium RBG_16_64_85 genomic DNA carries:
- a CDS encoding deoxyguanosinetriphosphate triphosphohydrolase, translating to MLDRKGLEILEEERLAKYAVKSGQSRGRKTPEPEDPFRSVFQRDRDRVIHSAAFRRLEYKTQVFVNHEGDHYRTRLTHTIEVSQIARSISRALRLNEDLTEAIVLAHDLGHTPFGHAGERVMAELMEGEGGFEHNLQSLRVVDVLEKRYPRFDGLNLCFEVREGICKHSSDYDHPPDISEFGSPGYPCLEAQVADIADEIAYCNHDVEDGLRSGMLTSSSLESVELWREALKSVLEIDQVKDEDILNSRTISFMISSLTKNLIRTTFDRLMENSIGSPEDGRKCRVKCVSFDSVLAGRKRELKEFLLREMYGNYRVIRMEEKARRIIGDLFGAYCNRPEQLPPHIFSRVKTEGIKRVVCDYIAGMTDRYAMEEYRKLFDPLARV from the coding sequence ATGCTTGACCGGAAGGGGCTGGAGATCCTCGAGGAGGAGCGCCTGGCGAAGTACGCCGTCAAGAGCGGACAGTCCCGCGGCCGAAAAACCCCCGAGCCCGAGGATCCGTTCCGATCCGTCTTCCAGCGCGACCGGGACCGGGTCATCCATTCCGCCGCCTTCCGGCGGCTCGAGTACAAGACGCAGGTGTTCGTCAACCATGAAGGCGACCACTACCGAACCCGCCTCACGCACACCATCGAGGTTTCGCAGATCGCGCGATCGATTTCCCGCGCACTGAGGCTGAACGAGGACCTGACCGAGGCGATCGTGCTGGCCCACGACCTGGGACACACCCCCTTCGGACACGCCGGGGAACGGGTGATGGCCGAGCTGATGGAAGGGGAGGGGGGATTCGAGCACAACCTGCAGAGCCTTCGCGTAGTCGACGTCCTGGAGAAGCGATACCCCAGGTTCGACGGCCTGAACCTCTGCTTCGAGGTCCGCGAGGGGATCTGCAAGCACAGCTCGGACTACGACCATCCGCCGGACATCTCCGAATTCGGATCCCCCGGGTATCCCTGCCTCGAAGCGCAGGTAGCCGACATCGCCGACGAGATCGCCTACTGCAATCACGACGTGGAGGACGGCCTCCGGTCGGGGATGCTCACTTCCTCATCACTCGAATCGGTCGAGCTCTGGCGTGAAGCGCTGAAAAGCGTTCTGGAAATAGATCAAGTAAAAGATGAGGATATATTGAATTCGAGAACGATATCATTTATGATATCGTCTCTTACCAAGAACCTGATCCGGACGACTTTCGACCGTTTGATGGAAAACAGCATCGGGTCGCCGGAAGATGGGCGGAAATGCAGGGTAAAATGCGTTTCCTTCGACTCCGTGCTTGCCGGCAGGAAAAGGGAACTGAAAGAATTTCTCTTAAGGGAAATGTACGGGAACTACCGGGTGATCCGCATGGAGGAAAAAGCGCGCCGCATCATCGGAGATCTTTTCGGCGCCTACTGCAACCGTCCCGAACAGCTCCCCCCGCACATCTTCTCGCGCGTGAAGACCGAAGGGATCAAGAGGGTCGTCTGCGACTATATCGCCGGCATGACCGACCGTTATGCCATGGAAGAGTACCGGAAGCTCTTCGACCCGCTGGCAAGAGTCTAG